In Lates calcarifer isolate ASB-BC8 linkage group LG21, TLL_Latcal_v3, whole genome shotgun sequence, a single window of DNA contains:
- the LOC108890282 gene encoding G-protein coupled receptor 171 isoform X2: MLSVCTQQSISVYLVNLLVADLLLLLALPFKILKDLGAAPWNLMVFHCQASAVTIYISLYASIAFLALIITDRYLQDCHTVRSLRLQEVGFARLLSLVVWLLLLLIMVPNMALPIQQVKVQRYLSCSSLKKDISLHWHALTVFLCTALFLNASAAVLVSSGLALKRLLGSRSDPKLWVKARRVAGSVAAVALAYILCFVPYHVVRTPYTLAQTKVITDCQTKRQLFLGKESTLLLSVLHLCFDPLLFFYLYTPFRRTVRRMLPCCRNQTDDDVEEQVADEMMQQDTSEEQQAVISKP, translated from the exons ATGCTTTCTGTATGCACT CAGCAGAGCATCAGCGTCTACCTGgtcaacctgctggtggctgacctcctcctgctgctcgcCCTACCCTTCAAGATCCTGAAGGACCTTGGGGCGGCGCCGTGGAACCTCATGGTGTTTCACTGCCAGGCCAGCGCCGTCACCATCTACATCAGCCTGTACGCTTCCATCGCCTTCCTCGCCCTCATCATCACTGACCGCTACCTGCAG GACTGCCACACTGTGCGCTCTCTGCGGCTGCAGGAAGTCGGCTTCGCCCGGCTGCTGTCTCTGGTcgtttggctgctgctgctgctcatcatgGTGCCCAACATGGCTCTGCCCATACAACAGGTCAAG GTGCAGCGGTACCTCAGCTGTTCCTCCCTGAAGAAGGACATCAGCCTCCACTGGCATGCCCTCACCGTCTTCCTCTGCACGGCGTTGTTCCTCAACGCCTCCGCCGCTGTGCTCGTCTCCAGCGGACTGGCTCTGAAGAGGCTCCTGGGCAGCCGGAGCGACCCGAAACTCTGGGTCAAGGCCAGGCGGGTGGCAGGGAGTGTGGCGGCCGTGGCGTTGGCCTACATTCTCTGCTTCGTCCCATATCACGTCGTCCGGACACCGTACACGCTGGCTCAGACCAAGGTCATAACGGACTGCCAGACCAAGAGGCAGCTGTTTCTGGGGAAGGAGTCGACGCTGCTGTTGAGCGTCCTGCACCTGTGCTTCGACCCCCTGCTCTTCTTCTACCTGTACACACCTTTCAGACGGACGGTCAGGAGGATGCTCCCCTGCTGCAGGAACCAGACAGACGACGACGTGGAGGAACAGGTCGCCGATGAAATGATGCAACAAGACACTTCTGAAGAGCAACAGGCTGTGATCTCAAAACCCTGA
- the LOC108890282 gene encoding G-protein coupled receptor 171 isoform X1, with amino-acid sequence MPPPSNVSGGGAERCIVNDQMTPFTIFYILILIVSLPGNLLSVWAFVRSSRAKQQSISVYLVNLLVADLLLLLALPFKILKDLGAAPWNLMVFHCQASAVTIYISLYASIAFLALIITDRYLQDCHTVRSLRLQEVGFARLLSLVVWLLLLLIMVPNMALPIQQVKVQRYLSCSSLKKDISLHWHALTVFLCTALFLNASAAVLVSSGLALKRLLGSRSDPKLWVKARRVAGSVAAVALAYILCFVPYHVVRTPYTLAQTKVITDCQTKRQLFLGKESTLLLSVLHLCFDPLLFFYLYTPFRRTVRRMLPCCRNQTDDDVEEQVADEMMQQDTSEEQQAVISKP; translated from the exons ATGCCTCCTCCCTCCAACGTCAGCGGTGGAGGAGCTGAGCGGTGCATCGTCAACGACCAGATGACGCCCTTCACCATTTTCtacatcctcatcctcatcgtCAGCCTGCCCGGAAACCTGCTGTCAGTGTGGGCCTTCGTCCGCAGCTCCAGAGCAAAG CAGCAGAGCATCAGCGTCTACCTGgtcaacctgctggtggctgacctcctcctgctgctcgcCCTACCCTTCAAGATCCTGAAGGACCTTGGGGCGGCGCCGTGGAACCTCATGGTGTTTCACTGCCAGGCCAGCGCCGTCACCATCTACATCAGCCTGTACGCTTCCATCGCCTTCCTCGCCCTCATCATCACTGACCGCTACCTGCAG GACTGCCACACTGTGCGCTCTCTGCGGCTGCAGGAAGTCGGCTTCGCCCGGCTGCTGTCTCTGGTcgtttggctgctgctgctgctcatcatgGTGCCCAACATGGCTCTGCCCATACAACAGGTCAAG GTGCAGCGGTACCTCAGCTGTTCCTCCCTGAAGAAGGACATCAGCCTCCACTGGCATGCCCTCACCGTCTTCCTCTGCACGGCGTTGTTCCTCAACGCCTCCGCCGCTGTGCTCGTCTCCAGCGGACTGGCTCTGAAGAGGCTCCTGGGCAGCCGGAGCGACCCGAAACTCTGGGTCAAGGCCAGGCGGGTGGCAGGGAGTGTGGCGGCCGTGGCGTTGGCCTACATTCTCTGCTTCGTCCCATATCACGTCGTCCGGACACCGTACACGCTGGCTCAGACCAAGGTCATAACGGACTGCCAGACCAAGAGGCAGCTGTTTCTGGGGAAGGAGTCGACGCTGCTGTTGAGCGTCCTGCACCTGTGCTTCGACCCCCTGCTCTTCTTCTACCTGTACACACCTTTCAGACGGACGGTCAGGAGGATGCTCCCCTGCTGCAGGAACCAGACAGACGACGACGTGGAGGAACAGGTCGCCGATGAAATGATGCAACAAGACACTTCTGAAGAGCAACAGGCTGTGATCTCAAAACCCTGA